In the Lebetimonas natsushimae genome, one interval contains:
- a CDS encoding OmpA family protein has protein sequence MKKFIAISAIAVSLFAVDYQVGTGFGRAHTDKYSGKYNFLNLRIGTFLSKFNLLRLEVERSTNYDFDNSKNNLTRALLNLEHEIDINSKITPYIFIGTGYQWVSNNDQNAMVIDAGIGAKYNVIKNLDLFVETRALRDFGIEKNHLSLLGGLVYNFGGEEEPEAAPLKEEPKVIDSDEDGVSDNLDKCPNTPVGVKVDKRGCPIDSDEDGVPDYLDKCPHTPANVKVDKNGCALDSDGDGVADYLDKCPNTPKGMKVDKSGCAVSFNFEINFDTNSAKIKSQYMEKIKKFAEFLKQHPDIKAEIQGYTDNKGNYKYNIVLSEKRAKAVYEALLKLGVDKNQITWAGYGPNNPIASNDTAEGRAKNRRVIAKIIY, from the coding sequence ATGAAAAAATTTATTGCTATTTCTGCAATTGCAGTGTCATTATTTGCAGTAGATTATCAAGTGGGAACAGGATTTGGAAGAGCTCATACAGATAAATATAGCGGAAAATACAATTTCTTAAATTTGAGAATAGGAACTTTTTTGTCAAAATTTAACCTGTTAAGATTAGAAGTTGAAAGAAGTACAAATTATGATTTCGATAATTCAAAAAACAATTTAACAAGAGCTTTGTTAAATCTGGAACATGAGATTGACATAAATTCAAAAATTACTCCTTATATATTTATTGGAACCGGATATCAATGGGTAAGTAATAATGATCAAAATGCAATGGTTATAGATGCTGGTATAGGTGCTAAATATAATGTAATTAAAAATTTAGATTTATTTGTAGAAACCAGAGCTTTAAGAGATTTTGGCATTGAAAAAAATCATTTAAGTTTATTGGGGGGACTTGTCTATAATTTTGGAGGTGAAGAAGAACCTGAGGCGGCTCCTCTAAAAGAAGAGCCGAAAGTTATTGATAGTGATGAAGACGGAGTTTCCGATAATTTAGATAAATGCCCAAATACTCCTGTAGGAGTAAAAGTGGATAAAAGAGGATGCCCAATAGACAGCGATGAAGACGGTGTTCCTGATTATCTGGATAAATGTCCACACACACCTGCTAATGTAAAGGTGGATAAAAACGGATGTGCATTAGATAGTGATGGTGACGGAGTTGCCGATTATTTGGACAAATGCCCTAATACTCCAAAAGGTATGAAAGTAGATAAAAGCGGATGTGCTGTTTCCTTTAATTTTGAAATAAATTTTGATACAAATAGCGCTAAGATAAAATCTCAATATATGGAAAAAATAAAAAAATTTGCTGAGTTTTTAAAACAACATCCTGATATTAAAGCTGAAATTCAGGGATATACTGATAATAAAGGAAATTATAAATATAACATTGTGCTTTCTGAAAAAAGAGCAAAAGCTGTTTATGAAGCATTGTTAAAACTCGGAGTTGATAAAAATCAAATTACATGGGCAGGATATGGACCAAATAATCCTATAGCTTCAAACGATACAGCTGAAGGAAGGGCAAAAAACAGAAGAGTGATAGCTAAAATTATCTACTGA
- a CDS encoding MarC family protein has protein sequence MLKTILFDTISLITILNPIAAAAIMVSLVKYSDIPSVSKTTSLTVLIASVITMIAGGWVLKIFGINLPSIKAIGGVVLLIIALNMVQGKEMAPTNATKDEHEAAQEKDNIAVIPLAIPILFGPGVITTIIVLSEKSKKLIDKGALSISIVISVFIVYIILKNATYISKLLGINGLKIVTRLMGLIIGAISFLFLIGGIKALWLMS, from the coding sequence ATGTTAAAAACTATCCTTTTTGATACTATTTCGTTAATTACTATTTTAAATCCAATAGCTGCCGCTGCGATTATGGTGTCTCTTGTAAAATATTCTGATATCCCATCTGTTTCCAAAACAACATCTTTAACAGTTTTAATAGCTTCTGTTATTACAATGATTGCAGGTGGTTGGGTATTAAAAATTTTTGGGATTAATTTGCCTTCCATTAAAGCAATTGGGGGAGTGGTTCTTTTAATAATTGCACTCAACATGGTACAAGGTAAAGAAATGGCTCCAACTAATGCTACAAAAGATGAACACGAAGCAGCTCAGGAAAAAGATAATATCGCTGTAATTCCCCTTGCTATTCCAATTTTATTTGGTCCCGGTGTTATAACAACAATTATTGTTTTAAGTGAAAAAAGTAAAAAATTAATAGATAAGGGAGCTTTATCTATTTCTATTGTCATTTCAGTGTTTATAGTTTATATAATTTTAAAAAATGCAACTTATATTTCAAAATTATTGGGAATTAACGGGCTTAAAATAGTTACTAGACTTATGGGATTAATAATAGGTGCTATTTCATTTTTATTTTTAATAGGAGGAATTAAAGCATTATGGTTAATGTCTTAA
- a CDS encoding chloride channel protein — MVNVLNLIVFSLTVGIVTGVFIVIYGLLTEFLKYILFLGDPFETINHLPVWYLYLIPTVAILIVNYLIKIDENVREYGVLEIAKAVEENKFFVSWKSLFLKIIASSISLASGFAVGNEGPSAAIGAMIANKFHFLFKLPKNLLKVALSIGSSSGIAAIFVSPITGIMFAIENIAYEFIRNFAGFLIFASLIAFTIAINFLEPIIFNYSAGKFLEYKYIISGILFIPFIAFFNFLYLSLKDKMLYFFDNLLNSYFFVYKNWILAIIGGFTIGTILLISPYAAFSGHELVTMLINNNLHIPLILLFLIIFLRIINISVSVYANAVGGIFMALMSLGALIGYGYAEVINHFTTLKIEPFYFAAIGGAIFMGVNMRLPLTALVMSLEITYDYNVIVPTGIIYVLVAFLMNLKFDIKKMHLRKK, encoded by the coding sequence ATGGTTAATGTCTTAAATTTAATTGTTTTTTCATTAACAGTGGGAATTGTTACAGGCGTTTTTATAGTAATTTACGGGCTTTTAACAGAATTTTTAAAATATATACTTTTTTTAGGCGATCCATTTGAAACAATAAATCATTTACCTGTTTGGTATCTTTATTTAATACCTACTGTCGCTATTTTGATTGTTAATTATTTAATTAAAATAGATGAAAATGTAAGGGAATACGGAGTTTTGGAAATTGCAAAAGCGGTTGAGGAGAATAAATTTTTTGTTAGTTGGAAGAGTCTGTTTTTAAAGATTATTGCTTCATCTATTTCTCTTGCAAGCGGTTTTGCCGTGGGAAACGAAGGTCCATCGGCTGCAATTGGAGCAATGATTGCAAATAAGTTTCATTTTCTTTTTAAACTTCCAAAGAATTTATTAAAAGTAGCTTTAAGTATAGGTTCAAGTAGCGGGATTGCTGCAATATTTGTATCTCCTATTACAGGTATAATGTTTGCAATTGAAAATATAGCTTATGAATTTATAAGAAATTTTGCAGGATTTTTAATATTTGCAAGTCTGATAGCATTTACAATTGCGATTAATTTTTTGGAACCTATTATTTTTAATTATTCAGCAGGTAAATTTTTGGAATACAAATATATAATCAGTGGAATTTTGTTTATTCCGTTTATTGCATTTTTTAATTTTTTATATTTATCTTTAAAAGATAAAATGTTATATTTTTTTGATAATTTATTAAATAGTTATTTTTTTGTTTATAAAAACTGGATACTTGCCATAATAGGCGGTTTTACAATAGGTACAATTTTATTAATTTCCCCATATGCAGCTTTTAGTGGACATGAACTTGTAACGATGCTCATTAATAACAATTTGCATATTCCTTTAATATTACTTTTTTTGATAATCTTTTTAAGAATTATCAATATTAGTGTTTCAGTTTATGCAAATGCTGTTGGCGGGATATTTATGGCTTTAATGAGTTTAGGTGCATTAATCGGATACGGATATGCGGAAGTTATAAACCATTTTACAACTTTAAAAATAGAGCCTTTTTATTTTGCAGCCATTGGCGGGGCTATATTTATGGGAGTAAATATGAGACTGCCTTTGACAGCTCTTGTAATGTCACTTGAAATTACATATGATTATAATGTAATAGTGCCTACCGGAATAATATATGTTTTAGTTGCCTTTTTAATGAATTTAAAATTTGATATTAAAAAAATGCACTTAAGGAAAAAATAA
- a CDS encoding mechanosensitive ion channel family protein has protein sequence MRFFFIFFIFINLFGANLDELVKQINKNSPDYTLDITLVKKIKELNYVNPFLLVEKIKTEEDYLNLFFKLGNLKKEYDNLPILIKETNKKIDILSSNNDITSKLQTLYYQKLVEIYNKKYEFLDKNFKTFEKKVYKKLFDVKFNPEDAEKNIDYWNNLLKEKQKEFEKLNINLQKWQILNNEENIKKIQQFININIQKQKKIYKNLIKNYLVLFFDALQHKDKKAFSIAEKIEFFSKKTNLTEINDILNDFETFTFGTKAIIYNSKTELKNTLDKMISLIKYPIFKIGNNFITPLDLVLFGIILFFGWFIGKYYKKLIYSLRKKYNISYSNATLLANMGYYTILAISFIFSLKMVGIDLSSLAIIAGALSVGIGFGLQNIVSNFVSGLILMFEKSIKVDDYIQIDENTRGKVIDIHMRSTVIRTNDNIDIIVPNQDFIQNRVINWTLGDEIVRFRIPFGVAYGVDIKKVEKVVLEAIYKSNLPFLRKPQYKSQLIFIEMADSSLNFELFVWVKGEYAMRPRGTKSEFLKVIYEALNKAGIEIPFPQHDLHIRDSVPFEVKIKKD, from the coding sequence ATGAGATTTTTTTTTATTTTTTTCATTTTTATTAATTTATTCGGAGCAAATCTGGATGAACTTGTTAAACAGATAAATAAAAATTCTCCAGATTATACTTTAGATATTACATTGGTTAAAAAAATAAAGGAATTAAATTATGTAAATCCCTTTTTATTGGTTGAGAAAATAAAAACCGAAGAAGATTATTTGAATTTGTTTTTTAAATTAGGAAATTTAAAAAAAGAATATGATAATTTACCTATTTTAATTAAAGAAACGAATAAAAAAATAGATATTCTTTCATCAAATAATGATATAACATCAAAACTTCAAACTCTTTACTATCAAAAGCTTGTTGAGATTTATAATAAAAAATATGAATTTTTAGATAAAAATTTTAAAACTTTTGAAAAAAAAGTTTATAAAAAACTTTTTGATGTTAAATTCAATCCTGAAGATGCTGAAAAGAATATAGATTATTGGAATAATTTGTTAAAAGAAAAACAAAAAGAATTTGAAAAATTGAATATTAATCTTCAAAAATGGCAAATTTTAAATAATGAGGAAAATATAAAGAAAATTCAGCAATTTATAAATATAAATATTCAAAAACAGAAAAAAATTTATAAAAATTTAATAAAAAATTATCTTGTTTTATTTTTTGATGCACTTCAGCATAAAGATAAAAAAGCTTTTAGTATAGCTGAAAAAATAGAATTTTTTTCAAAAAAAACAAATTTAACTGAAATAAATGATATTTTAAACGATTTTGAAACATTTACATTTGGGACAAAAGCAATAATTTACAATTCAAAAACAGAGTTAAAAAATACATTAGATAAAATGATTTCTTTAATTAAATATCCTATTTTTAAAATAGGGAATAATTTTATTACCCCCCTTGATTTAGTTTTATTTGGTATTATTTTATTTTTTGGATGGTTTATAGGTAAATATTATAAAAAACTGATTTATTCTTTGAGAAAAAAATACAACATTTCTTATTCGAATGCCACATTACTTGCTAATATGGGCTATTATACTATTTTGGCCATTTCTTTTATATTTTCATTAAAAATGGTGGGTATTGATTTAAGCTCTCTTGCGATAATAGCAGGGGCTTTATCTGTAGGTATTGGTTTTGGACTTCAAAATATAGTCAGCAACTTTGTAAGCGGACTAATTTTGATGTTTGAAAAATCAATAAAAGTTGATGATTATATTCAAATAGATGAAAATACAAGAGGAAAAGTTATAGATATTCATATGCGCTCAACCGTTATAAGAACAAATGACAATATAGATATTATTGTTCCAAATCAGGATTTTATACAAAACAGGGTAATAAACTGGACTCTTGGTGATGAAATTGTCAGATTTAGAATACCTTTTGGAGTGGCATACGGAGTTGATATAAAAAAAGTTGAAAAAGTGGTGCTTGAAGCAATATATAAATCAAATCTGCCGTTTTTAAGAAAACCGCAATATAAATCTCAGCTGATTTTTATTGAAATGGCAGATAGTAGTTTGAATTTTGAACTTTTTGTTTGGGTTAAAGGTGAATATGCTATGCGTCCAAGAGGTACAAAAAGTGAATTTTTAAAAGTAATTTATGAGGCATTGAATAAAGCCGGAATTGAGATACCTTTCCCTCAACATGATTTACATATTAGGGATTCAGTGCCTTTTGAAGTTAAAATAAAAAAGGATTGA